The following are encoded in a window of Magnetococcus sp. PR-3 genomic DNA:
- a CDS encoding YjgN family protein yields MFTARARDYFKIWIVNWALTILTLGIYSAWAKVRRNRFFYNHTIIDGHNLEYTADPIRILKGRIIAAAFVIPMVVLEQMQDLQLKLISNAIYFMILMLLPAVIVMAMRFSLRNTEYRGIRFNFEGKMGKSYLVYMLWTIIGSVSMGLLFPIAYKKQTEYLLVNSHFGQSPFQAKPPLLDRHFYGVFLLFFLEMAVLSGGLLALNSLLSDISTEFPIEYTFIFSAIPFVLFVAFFIAVTSVFRAAVFELVWSQTHLSTLSFSCDLSKSRIFWIALSNLFLRVISLGFLSPLATIRMKKYMLSSIQVETTATAKNHFLADNRDNQSGSTAEGLDDLVGFDFGI; encoded by the coding sequence ATGTTTACAGCTAGAGCTAGAGATTACTTTAAGATCTGGATTGTTAACTGGGCTTTAACCATTTTGACATTGGGTATCTATTCAGCGTGGGCCAAAGTACGGCGTAACCGCTTTTTTTATAACCATACCATTATAGATGGCCACAATTTGGAGTATACTGCAGATCCTATTCGTATCCTCAAAGGTCGTATTATTGCAGCTGCATTTGTTATACCCATGGTGGTCTTGGAACAGATGCAGGACCTTCAATTAAAGCTCATCAGTAATGCCATTTATTTCATGATCCTCATGCTACTACCAGCCGTTATTGTTATGGCTATGCGCTTTAGCTTACGCAATACCGAGTATCGTGGCATACGCTTTAACTTTGAGGGAAAGATGGGAAAATCCTATCTGGTCTATATGCTCTGGACCATCATAGGCTCTGTCTCCATGGGCTTACTTTTTCCCATAGCATATAAAAAACAGACAGAATATTTATTGGTGAACAGCCACTTTGGACAAAGCCCATTTCAGGCCAAGCCACCGCTCTTAGATCGACATTTTTATGGTGTTTTTCTTCTCTTTTTCCTAGAAATGGCCGTCTTAAGCGGAGGGTTGCTGGCACTCAATTCACTGCTAAGCGATATCTCTACAGAGTTTCCAATTGAATACACCTTCATCTTCTCTGCCATCCCGTTTGTACTCTTTGTTGCTTTTTTTATCGCAGTAACCTCTGTGTTTAGAGCCGCTGTCTTTGAGCTGGTTTGGAGTCAGACCCATTTGAGCACCCTCTCTTTTTCATGCGACCTGAGCAAAAGCCGTATTTTCTGGATTGCTCTTAGCAACTTGTTTTTACGTGTGATTTCACTGGGTTTTTTAAGTCCTTTGGCCACCATTCGCATGAAAAAATACATGCTTTCTTCGATACAGGTAGAAACGACAGCCACGGCTAAAAATCACTTTTTGGCTGATAATCGTGATAACCAGTCAGGTAGTACCGCAGAAGGTTTGGATGATCTGGTTGGATTTGACTTTGGTATCTAA
- a CDS encoding Sel1-like repeat-containing protein kinase family protein: MFSDVLPNYTRIGDYTIQRCLGRGRLGVTYLAHHANGDRVALKEFMPHRYARRGEEGHLQPIIGSETILARYQAAFLTQVTYLQNLRHPSLATPRESLHIDGGLFMVLPHVNGEPLALRLKRRGLTPRELLNLTCDLGSALRKLHTQNILHLDLEPEHILMDLDDGIPVCIGFSGIEKQNSSEANRGISTPVVGYSALEVALGREQHIGPWSDIYSLGAILYESVAGFVPCDARVRQRYQREYGWDDPLIPAKTLGVGGYPDAFLEAIDAALILEPAARPQSVQSWLAGVQTLFKQKSLEDSHQTPLLMVLRDGDRAWLQKDHDEAQRAYSEAASHGSATALNALGWMKQVGDHADPLMAAVWYQRAATLGDVGAMYQLGHLFMDVAEALDETPDDVKRWFYQAAKRHHAPSWFQLGKMYRQGNGVAEDHKKALHCFQLAAGQGNADAQMYLGLMIREGRAKKLTLQKAGPWFELAMVQDHPQAHYQMAQLYELGRGVKKDLHRAFTLFQKAAEWGLPEAKVSLGRFLAHGLGVASNLQAAMDLLEREAELGLASAAYELALIYKEGLHGQPDGMMAEAWFLRTIELGMPQALDQLGLLYEQGLTMDGKDLARALAYYQKAADAGVGAGHFHLGRMFERGNGVDQDLGTAIECYEAALEAGESRARTPLKQLDSKVEQMTNFKAHSRRPRARLKRS, encoded by the coding sequence ATGTTTAGTGACGTTCTGCCCAATTATACCCGTATCGGTGACTATACCATTCAGCGTTGCCTGGGTCGTGGTCGTCTTGGGGTAACCTATCTGGCTCATCACGCCAATGGTGACCGTGTGGCGCTCAAAGAGTTTATGCCGCACCGCTACGCCCGTCGTGGTGAGGAAGGGCATCTTCAGCCTATTATCGGTAGTGAAACCATTCTGGCACGCTATCAGGCGGCCTTTTTGACTCAGGTCACTTATTTGCAGAACCTCCGTCATCCATCGCTGGCAACCCCACGAGAGAGCCTTCATATCGATGGTGGTTTGTTTATGGTGTTACCTCATGTTAATGGGGAGCCCTTGGCGTTACGTTTAAAAAGGCGTGGCCTGACCCCCCGTGAACTGTTGAACCTTACCTGTGACCTTGGTTCTGCCCTACGTAAACTACATACGCAAAATATTCTGCACCTGGATCTGGAACCAGAACATATTCTTATGGATTTGGATGATGGTATACCGGTTTGTATCGGGTTTTCTGGTATTGAAAAGCAGAACAGTAGTGAGGCCAACCGGGGAATATCCACACCGGTCGTGGGTTACAGTGCCTTAGAGGTAGCGTTGGGCCGTGAGCAGCACATTGGCCCCTGGAGTGATATTTATAGCCTGGGTGCGATCCTCTATGAGAGTGTGGCGGGCTTTGTTCCATGTGATGCACGGGTAAGGCAGCGCTATCAACGGGAGTATGGCTGGGATGATCCATTAATTCCGGCGAAAACATTAGGGGTAGGGGGTTATCCTGATGCGTTCTTAGAGGCGATTGATGCCGCTTTAATTTTAGAACCGGCCGCCCGTCCACAATCCGTTCAATCATGGTTGGCAGGGGTTCAAACGCTGTTTAAGCAAAAAAGCCTGGAGGATTCTCATCAAACACCACTGCTTATGGTGTTGCGGGATGGCGACCGTGCCTGGTTGCAGAAGGATCATGATGAAGCCCAGCGTGCGTACAGTGAAGCCGCCAGTCATGGTTCGGCGACTGCGCTGAATGCTCTGGGATGGATGAAGCAGGTTGGGGATCATGCCGATCCATTGATGGCGGCTGTGTGGTACCAGCGGGCCGCAACCTTGGGTGATGTCGGGGCGATGTATCAACTGGGTCACCTATTTATGGATGTGGCTGAAGCGTTGGATGAGACGCCGGATGATGTTAAGCGCTGGTTTTATCAAGCGGCTAAACGTCATCATGCCCCCTCTTGGTTTCAGTTAGGGAAGATGTACCGGCAAGGCAATGGTGTAGCTGAGGATCATAAAAAAGCTCTGCACTGTTTTCAGTTGGCAGCAGGCCAGGGTAACGCTGACGCGCAAATGTATTTGGGGTTGATGATTCGTGAAGGGCGGGCAAAAAAACTGACCCTTCAAAAAGCAGGGCCATGGTTTGAACTGGCGATGGTTCAGGATCATCCCCAAGCCCATTACCAAATGGCGCAGTTGTATGAACTTGGGCGGGGTGTGAAGAAAGATCTGCATCGGGCCTTTACGCTGTTTCAAAAGGCCGCAGAGTGGGGCTTGCCAGAGGCTAAGGTATCCTTGGGTCGTTTTCTGGCGCATGGGCTGGGGGTTGCCAGTAATTTACAGGCAGCTATGGATCTCTTGGAGCGTGAAGCTGAATTGGGGCTGGCCTCTGCAGCCTATGAGCTTGCCCTCATTTATAAAGAGGGTTTGCATGGACAGCCGGATGGCATGATGGCTGAAGCGTGGTTTTTACGGACCATTGAATTGGGTATGCCCCAAGCCCTGGATCAGTTGGGCTTGCTCTATGAGCAAGGCTTAACCATGGATGGTAAAGATCTGGCTAGAGCTTTGGCCTATTACCAGAAAGCTGCCGATGCAGGTGTGGGTGCTGGCCATTTTCATTTAGGGCGTATGTTTGAGCGTGGTAATGGGGTTGATCAAGATCTAGGGACAGCCATTGAGTGTTATGAAGCGGCGTTAGAGGCTGGAGAGAGTCGTGCCCGAACCCCTCTTAAACAGTTAGATAGCAAAGTAGAACAGATGACCAACTTTAAGGCCCATAGTCGTCGTCCACGTGCTCGGCTTAAACGGAGCTAA
- a CDS encoding thioredoxin family protein — protein MSTCSAVLDITEEQFDHNVVEATGVVLVKFWAPWCGNSRKMTPVYEQVAQQLSGVVSLRLDIDHNPTIPRRYGVRGVPIFMLFRHGQIVDTRTGVIEESDFLAWINRLINS, from the coding sequence ATGTCAACATGCTCAGCTGTTTTAGATATTACCGAAGAGCAGTTTGATCATAACGTGGTGGAAGCCACAGGGGTGGTCTTAGTCAAGTTCTGGGCACCTTGGTGTGGTAATAGCCGTAAGATGACACCTGTCTATGAACAGGTTGCTCAACAGCTCTCTGGTGTGGTGAGCCTACGTTTGGATATTGACCATAATCCAACCATCCCTCGCCGGTATGGGGTCAGGGGTGTGCCCATATTCATGCTGTTCCGCCATGGGCAAATTGTCGATACGCGTACCGGTGTGATAGAAGAGAGTGATTTTTTAGCTTGGATCAACCGTTTGATTAATTCTTGA
- the amt gene encoding ammonium transporter gives MLDKALLDILWVTISIGLVLLMQAGFLCLETGLTRSKNSINVAMKNLVDFSVSMTAFLALGYPLMFGSSLSGWLGWGMPFSVGSNEPFQMVFFLFQALFCSTAVTIVSGAVAERLGFRAYLFLSALIALFVYPIFGHWAWNGLDSGQSLGWLGAAGFVDWAGSTVVHAVGGWFALALLLVIGPRTGRFNPDGSVNPITASNLPITALGALILWFGWIGFNGGSTLSLDERIGPVVLATCLGAVGGGIGGVAWSWFHQEHPSVLSAINGTLAGLVAVTAGAHALSPIAALLAGLVAGPLAMLVEQLLIKNRIDDAVSAIPVHLGAGVWGTLAVALLGDLDRLGTGLSRMSQLWVQFQGIMAACVVAFVIPYFLLRTINRVYPMRVTPEQEWQGLNISEHGTRTELSDFLGVLREQADTGNVGLRAEVDPFSEVGLIADRYNHVMDALEEAVVKTRAVFHTAGDAILIMHPKHGQITAHNPKAEEIFDRAGEAFQHLTLTDLVPALTMQRVWLGHHEESEGRLPDGSTFPLEMAITRASHGEGEMLIGTFRDIRDRKEAEYAIKASEARFRTIFKSAALGMALIDPEQRVLDANPALIRMFELPHGIEAHGPLSEMAHPQDRQEVSQRLNAVIQGYSHQENCEVRCLCHGRDLTIWTRMVISRIVLDASQGAMVVAIIEDVTERRRSEEALRLAATVYESTNESVVIFNMSGRVEQVNQAFCKLSGYEAREVRGLELKHLLSARYDKHLFKEMDEALAVEDHWSGEVMSQRKQGALASERLSLSLVRRPDGSTQNSIAVFTDLTEQKAQEEIIWRQANFDQLTGLPNRRLFQDRLTQALAQADRASGRVALFFLDLDRFKPINDTLGHQAGDELLQKAAVRINDSVRSSDTVARLGGDEFTVILPNIQNGQDLSRIAEGIITSLTNTFHLKAGEANISTSIGVAVYPDDAQDDEALVRAADAALYQAKDHGRNNAQFFTESLNEQITERAALEQGLKRALGRGELFLVYQPQIEVATGRLSGAEALVRWRLPSGEVMPPDRFIPMAEESGLIVQVGEVVLEMAVRQIRQWIGDGFEPPRISINASPKQFHVEGGGLTSQLMATCDAYELAPSRVAIEIVESGLMVDPESSGAILESLAKLGVEVELDDFGTGYSSLARLSRLNIQALKLDRRFLVGIPEDAQNRTLVTAMVQMARGMGIQVIAEGVEDLQQMAFLKDLGCHRAQGFGIARPMKAEAFKAFCLAYKTPTQPYKPCNKAMAEPDPIHV, from the coding sequence ATGTTGGATAAAGCACTGCTGGACATCCTCTGGGTTACCATCTCAATTGGTCTGGTCTTATTGATGCAGGCAGGGTTTCTCTGTCTAGAGACCGGGTTGACCCGCTCTAAAAACAGTATCAATGTAGCGATGAAAAATCTGGTGGATTTTTCCGTCTCCATGACCGCCTTTCTGGCCCTGGGTTACCCCCTTATGTTTGGTAGCTCACTCAGTGGTTGGCTGGGTTGGGGCATGCCTTTTTCTGTGGGGTCAAATGAACCCTTTCAAATGGTCTTTTTTCTGTTCCAGGCTCTCTTCTGTTCGACAGCCGTTACCATTGTCTCTGGTGCGGTGGCTGAACGCCTGGGTTTTAGAGCCTACCTGTTTCTTTCGGCGTTAATTGCACTTTTTGTCTACCCCATATTTGGTCATTGGGCATGGAACGGCCTGGACAGTGGGCAAAGTCTGGGCTGGTTAGGTGCAGCTGGTTTTGTGGATTGGGCCGGTTCTACGGTCGTGCATGCTGTCGGTGGGTGGTTTGCTTTGGCTTTGCTGTTGGTCATTGGCCCTCGTACTGGGCGTTTTAATCCAGATGGATCGGTCAATCCCATTACCGCCTCCAATTTACCTATTACGGCCTTGGGTGCCTTAATTTTGTGGTTCGGTTGGATCGGCTTTAACGGTGGAAGCACATTAAGTTTAGATGAACGCATTGGGCCGGTGGTATTGGCAACATGTTTAGGGGCTGTTGGGGGGGGAATTGGTGGCGTGGCCTGGAGTTGGTTCCACCAAGAACATCCCAGCGTTCTTTCGGCCATTAATGGAACCTTGGCCGGTTTGGTTGCTGTTACAGCTGGTGCGCATGCCTTAAGTCCAATCGCCGCTTTACTGGCGGGGTTGGTGGCTGGACCGTTGGCCATGCTGGTTGAGCAGCTGTTAATAAAAAATCGTATTGATGATGCGGTCAGTGCCATTCCGGTTCATCTCGGGGCGGGGGTGTGGGGTACGCTCGCAGTCGCATTGCTCGGAGATCTGGACAGGCTGGGTACAGGGTTAAGCCGTATGTCTCAGCTGTGGGTTCAGTTTCAAGGGATCATGGCAGCATGTGTCGTTGCCTTTGTTATTCCCTATTTTTTACTCCGTACCATTAATCGTGTTTACCCCATGCGGGTGACCCCTGAGCAAGAGTGGCAAGGGTTGAATATTTCAGAACATGGTACCCGTACAGAACTATCGGACTTTTTAGGGGTGTTAAGGGAGCAGGCCGATACCGGGAATGTAGGGTTACGGGCGGAGGTTGATCCGTTCAGCGAGGTTGGGTTGATTGCAGACCGTTATAACCATGTCATGGATGCTCTGGAAGAGGCTGTGGTTAAGACCCGTGCTGTTTTTCATACCGCAGGGGATGCCATCTTGATCATGCATCCCAAGCATGGGCAGATTACAGCCCATAACCCAAAAGCTGAAGAGATTTTTGATCGAGCAGGAGAGGCATTTCAACACCTGACCCTGACCGACCTTGTCCCCGCACTTACCATGCAACGGGTCTGGTTGGGGCATCATGAAGAGTCAGAAGGACGGCTACCCGATGGGTCGACCTTTCCTTTGGAAATGGCGATTACCCGTGCCTCTCATGGTGAGGGTGAAATGCTCATTGGTACCTTCCGCGATATCCGTGATCGTAAAGAAGCAGAGTATGCCATTAAGGCCAGTGAAGCGCGGTTTCGTACCATCTTTAAAAGTGCGGCTTTAGGCATGGCACTTATTGACCCTGAGCAACGGGTCTTAGATGCCAACCCCGCATTGATCCGTATGTTTGAGCTTCCTCATGGCATAGAAGCCCATGGCCCCTTAAGTGAAATGGCACACCCTCAGGACCGGCAAGAGGTCAGCCAGCGGTTAAATGCCGTGATACAAGGTTACTCTCATCAAGAAAATTGTGAAGTTCGTTGTTTATGCCACGGGCGAGATCTGACCATTTGGACCCGTATGGTGATCTCTCGCATTGTGTTAGATGCGAGCCAAGGTGCCATGGTCGTGGCCATTATTGAAGATGTTACTGAGCGTCGTCGTAGTGAAGAGGCACTGCGTCTGGCGGCTACGGTTTATGAAAGTACCAATGAATCGGTGGTAATTTTCAATATGTCCGGGCGGGTGGAGCAGGTAAACCAGGCGTTTTGTAAGCTCTCTGGTTATGAGGCTCGGGAAGTTCGTGGTCTGGAGCTCAAGCATTTGCTTTCAGCACGTTATGACAAACACCTATTTAAAGAGATGGATGAAGCGTTGGCCGTGGAGGATCACTGGAGTGGTGAAGTGATGAGCCAGCGTAAACAGGGGGCTTTGGCCTCAGAGCGGCTCTCGCTCTCTCTTGTTCGGCGTCCAGATGGCAGTACCCAGAATAGTATCGCGGTTTTTACAGATCTGACAGAACAGAAAGCTCAAGAAGAGATTATTTGGCGGCAAGCCAATTTTGATCAACTCACGGGTCTACCCAATCGTCGACTTTTTCAGGATCGTCTCACTCAGGCATTAGCCCAGGCTGACCGTGCTTCAGGGCGGGTAGCGCTGTTTTTTCTGGATCTGGATCGTTTTAAACCCATTAATGATACGCTGGGCCATCAAGCAGGGGATGAGTTATTACAGAAAGCGGCAGTGCGTATTAATGATTCCGTGCGTAGTAGCGATACGGTGGCACGGTTGGGGGGGGATGAGTTCACGGTTATTTTGCCGAACATCCAAAATGGACAGGATCTTTCACGCATTGCTGAGGGCATTATTACCTCACTGACCAACACCTTCCATTTAAAGGCTGGTGAGGCCAATATTTCTACCAGTATTGGTGTGGCGGTGTATCCAGATGATGCACAAGATGATGAAGCTCTGGTTCGGGCTGCGGATGCTGCACTCTACCAAGCCAAGGATCATGGGCGTAATAACGCACAGTTTTTCACAGAATCCCTAAATGAGCAGATCACAGAACGGGCTGCGTTGGAACAAGGCTTAAAGCGGGCTTTGGGTCGGGGGGAGTTGTTCTTGGTTTACCAACCCCAAATTGAGGTTGCGACTGGACGCCTGTCAGGGGCTGAAGCATTGGTGCGTTGGCGTTTACCCAGTGGTGAGGTTATGCCACCCGATCGGTTTATTCCCATGGCCGAAGAGAGTGGTCTGATCGTGCAGGTTGGGGAGGTGGTTTTGGAGATGGCTGTTCGTCAGATCCGCCAGTGGATTGGTGACGGTTTTGAACCACCACGCATCAGTATTAACGCTTCGCCAAAACAGTTTCATGTTGAGGGGGGCGGGTTGACCTCACAGCTTATGGCCACCTGTGATGCCTACGAGTTGGCACCATCCCGAGTGGCTATTGAGATTGTGGAGAGTGGCCTTATGGTCGACCCGGAGAGTTCTGGGGCCATATTAGAGAGTTTAGCCAAGCTTGGCGTTGAGGTTGAGTTGGATGACTTTGGTACAGGTTACTCGTCACTGGCGCGGTTAAGCCGGCTTAACATTCAAGCCTTGAAGTTGGACCGTCGCTTTTTAGTTGGGATCCCTGAAGATGCCCAAAACCGTACGTTGGTCACAGCGATGGTTCAAATGGCCAGGGGTATGGGTATTCAAGTGATTGCTGAAGGGGTAGAAGATCTACAGCAGATGGCGTTTCTTAAAGATCTTGGATGTCATCGGGCTCAAGGTTTTGGTATTGCACGTCCTATGAAGGCAGAGGCTTTTAAAGCGTTTTGTCTCGCGTATAAAACGCCAACGCAACCATACAAACCCTGTAACAAAGCGATGGCAGAACCTGATCCAATCCATGTATAG
- a CDS encoding FCD domain-containing protein → MSYEPIRQAKISDTIAEQLESLITEGVLEPGEKLPPERDLAQQLEVSRPSLREALHKLETQGFLESRQGGGTYVKRIIEPTFTEPLVQLFSTTPRLAHDYVEFRQSLEGMAAYYAAIRATEADKTIMTARFEAMEKAHNFSDPTEEAEADADFHLSIAEASHNLVLLHIVRGLFSLLKRGVFFNRKRLYTRKGNRQRLLDQHRAMLESILEGDPEGAQAAAHTHLTFVQNNMREMGEEKMREELAERRLKSMKAKLEKSIKGEDL, encoded by the coding sequence ATGAGTTATGAACCCATTCGTCAGGCAAAAATTAGCGATACCATCGCCGAACAACTGGAGAGCCTGATTACCGAGGGCGTACTGGAGCCTGGTGAAAAACTCCCCCCTGAAAGAGATCTTGCCCAACAGCTAGAGGTCTCCCGCCCCTCCTTAAGAGAAGCACTGCATAAACTGGAGACCCAGGGCTTTCTTGAAAGCCGACAAGGTGGGGGAACCTATGTCAAACGTATTATTGAGCCCACCTTTACCGAACCCCTTGTACAGCTGTTCAGCACCACACCGCGGTTGGCGCATGATTATGTGGAGTTTCGTCAATCCCTGGAGGGAATGGCCGCCTACTATGCCGCCATCCGCGCGACGGAAGCGGATAAAACCATTATGACAGCCCGCTTTGAGGCGATGGAAAAAGCCCATAATTTTAGCGACCCCACAGAAGAAGCAGAAGCTGACGCAGATTTTCACCTCTCCATTGCTGAGGCTTCTCATAATCTGGTGCTCCTGCACATTGTTCGCGGCCTATTTTCACTACTAAAACGCGGGGTCTTTTTTAATAGAAAGCGTCTATACACCCGTAAAGGGAATCGCCAACGGTTACTGGATCAGCACCGTGCTATGTTGGAGTCTATTTTGGAAGGGGATCCAGAAGGGGCACAAGCAGCCGCCCATACCCACCTAACTTTTGTTCAGAATAATATGCGTGAAATGGGCGAGGAAAAAATGCGTGAAGAGTTGGCAGAACGCCGCTTGAAGAGCATGAAAGCTAAACTGGAAAAAAGCATTAAGGGAGAAGATTTGTAG